From Borrelia sp. RT5S, the proteins below share one genomic window:
- the rplR gene encoding 50S ribosomal protein L18, with protein sequence MKRIKEAEKRNMKRKKKIKGRIGLGVADRPRVTVFKSNRYFYAQVIDDVVGHTLASVSTIEKGLKLSKNVDDVRKLGEVLVSRLKEKNISRLIFDRNGYKYHGLIASFATSLREAGIDV encoded by the coding sequence ATGAAAAGAATAAAAGAAGCTGAAAAAAGAAATATGAAACGCAAGAAGAAAATAAAGGGCAGGATTGGGCTTGGAGTGGCAGACAGACCTAGGGTTACTGTCTTTAAGTCTAACAGATATTTTTATGCTCAGGTTATCGATGATGTGGTGGGGCACACCTTGGCAAGTGTTTCCACTATTGAGAAGGGCCTTAAATTGAGTAAAAACGTTGACGATGTAAGGAAGCTTGGAGAGGTCCTTGTGAGTAGGCTTAAGGAGAAGAATATAAGTAGACTTATTTTTGATAGGAATGGTTATAAATACCATGGGCTTATTGCAAGCTTTGCGACTTCTTTGCGGGAAGCTGGTATTGATGTTTAG
- the rpsE gene encoding 30S ribosomal protein S5, with product MEAQVQKKQIEKLISLNRVTKVVKGGRRFSFAAFMVIGDGEGRVGWGFGKANDASDAIKKSSTNARKNLRSVPIKKGTLPHMVIGDFKKAKVLIKPATEGTGIIAGGPVRAVMEAVGVHDILSKSLGSNNSMNVVKATFRAFDLVLDGRKVAGIRGKTLRTLWG from the coding sequence GTGGAAGCTCAGGTTCAGAAGAAACAAATAGAGAAATTAATATCACTTAATAGGGTTACCAAGGTTGTAAAAGGGGGGAGAAGGTTTTCCTTTGCTGCTTTTATGGTTATTGGTGATGGAGAAGGGCGTGTTGGCTGGGGGTTTGGTAAGGCTAATGATGCTAGCGATGCTATAAAGAAAAGTTCCACGAATGCTAGGAAAAATTTAAGGTCTGTTCCTATTAAGAAGGGTACACTACCTCATATGGTTATTGGAGATTTTAAGAAGGCCAAGGTTTTAATTAAGCCAGCCACTGAGGGTACTGGCATTATTGCGGGTGGACCTGTGCGCGCTGTAATGGAAGCTGTGGGGGTGCATGATATTTTGAGCAAGTCTCTTGGGTCTAATAATTCTATGAATGTGGTGAAGGCGACTTTTAGGGCATTTGATTTGGTTTTGGATGGTAGAAAAGTGGCTGGAATAAGAGGGAAAACTTTAAGAACTTTATGGGGTTGA
- the rpmD gene encoding 50S ribosomal protein L30, which translates to MIKRKLRLQLKKSRFKASRSRAKNKAFIRRMERNREVISKSGVEVEVELKRSSIGKLDNKVRTLRALGLKRIGDKRRHSLDKSVQGMLVKVISMVLISEVVSG; encoded by the coding sequence ATGATTAAGAGGAAATTAAGACTTCAACTTAAGAAAAGTAGGTTTAAGGCTTCAAGATCTAGGGCTAAAAACAAGGCTTTTATTAGGAGGATGGAGAGGAATAGAGAGGTTATTTCTAAAAGTGGTGTTGAGGTCGAAGTTGAACTCAAGAGAAGCTCGATTGGAAAATTGGATAACAAGGTAAGGACATTAAGAGCTTTAGGCTTGAAGAGAATAGGAGATAAAAGAAGGCATAGTTTGGACAAATCGGTACAGGGGATGCTTGTTAAGGTAATTAGTATGGTTTTAATAAGTGAGGTGGTAAGTGGTTAA
- the rplO gene encoding 50S ribosomal protein L15 has product MVKLRSPLGANKARKVLGRGSGSGLGKTSGRGQKGQRARNSSPRPGFEGGQTPLYRRLPRRGFSNYDYKLRYEIVGLDDIEKKFEPGDVVSCSTLFEKGLVGRNVKNIKILANGELTKKVDFEISRISKSAEELVVKMGCKIKLI; this is encoded by the coding sequence GTGGTTAAGTTAAGAAGTCCTTTGGGGGCCAATAAGGCTAGAAAGGTTTTAGGTAGGGGGTCCGGATCTGGTCTTGGGAAGACGTCAGGTCGAGGTCAGAAAGGGCAGAGAGCTAGGAATAGTTCGCCAAGGCCTGGATTTGAAGGGGGGCAAACTCCTCTTTATAGGAGACTTCCAAGGAGAGGATTCTCCAATTATGATTATAAGTTAAGATATGAGATTGTGGGGCTTGATGATATAGAGAAAAAATTTGAGCCTGGTGATGTAGTAAGTTGTAGCACTTTATTTGAGAAAGGACTTGTGGGCAGGAATGTTAAGAATATTAAAATTTTGGCTAACGGTGAGCTTACTAAGAAGGTTGATTTTGAAATTTCTCGCATTTCAAAATCTGCTGAAGAACTTGTAGTAAAAATGGGTTGTAAAATTAAGTTAATTTAG
- the secY gene encoding preprotein translocase subunit SecY, translating to MKDLFFNLFSIKELRTKFLFTLSILFIFRVGSYLPIPGINPVALRSYFKAQADFSITNYFDFFSGGAFSNFSVFMLGIGPYISASIIIQLLVYSFPSLKRMQEGDGGRKKVKKYTKYLTIVAALAQGYATSLYARSIPGALNMPFSRYIFIAILTVTAGTFILLWLGEQINQRGIGNGVSLIIFSGIVVRLQAALFNLFQGMRDPSQNINPVFVILVLGVFVVVVVLIIYEYKAQRRIAIHYARASSRGTVSSYLPIKLNPSGVLPVIFASVLITLPLQILSGFAETSALARQFLSYLRPNGLYYNLLNVVLIVGFTYFYSKIQLSPKDISNNIRKNGGTIPGIKADEMEGYLDSIMNRTLFSGSIFLSIIAIIPFLVQTIFRFPYDVSRIVGSSSLLIMVGVALDTLIQIDAYLKTRGVSRGNDKKSAFLQKI from the coding sequence ATGAAAGATTTGTTTTTCAATTTGTTTAGTATCAAGGAGTTAAGGACTAAGTTTTTGTTTACTCTGTCTATTCTTTTTATTTTCAGGGTTGGTTCGTATTTGCCAATACCGGGAATAAATCCTGTGGCTCTCAGGAGCTATTTTAAGGCACAGGCAGATTTTTCGATCACTAATTATTTTGATTTTTTTTCAGGTGGTGCTTTTAGTAATTTTTCTGTGTTTATGCTTGGCATAGGACCCTATATATCGGCTTCAATCATCATACAGCTTCTCGTTTATTCTTTTCCTTCTCTTAAGAGAATGCAGGAGGGGGATGGTGGAAGAAAAAAGGTTAAAAAATATACAAAGTATCTAACGATTGTTGCGGCCTTGGCCCAGGGGTATGCTACTAGCCTTTACGCAAGAAGTATTCCAGGTGCACTTAATATGCCTTTTAGTAGATATATTTTTATTGCTATTTTGACTGTCACGGCTGGGACTTTTATACTTTTGTGGCTTGGTGAACAAATCAATCAAAGGGGAATTGGAAACGGTGTGTCTTTGATAATTTTTTCAGGAATAGTAGTGAGACTGCAGGCGGCTTTGTTTAATTTGTTTCAGGGGATGAGAGACCCTTCTCAAAATATTAATCCCGTTTTTGTGATATTGGTTTTAGGTGTTTTTGTTGTAGTCGTAGTGCTAATTATATATGAGTATAAGGCACAAAGAAGGATTGCTATACACTATGCTAGGGCAAGTTCAAGGGGTACTGTGAGTTCGTATTTACCAATAAAACTTAATCCATCGGGAGTTCTACCTGTCATTTTTGCGTCTGTTCTTATTACTTTGCCTTTGCAAATTTTGAGTGGGTTTGCTGAGACTTCTGCACTTGCAAGACAATTTTTATCCTATCTAAGACCCAACGGACTTTATTATAATTTGTTGAATGTAGTCTTAATAGTAGGGTTTACATATTTTTATTCGAAGATACAATTAAGTCCTAAGGATATAAGCAATAATATTAGGAAAAATGGAGGTACTATTCCAGGAATAAAGGCAGATGAAATGGAGGGCTATTTGGATAGTATTATGAATAGAACGCTATTTTCGGGCTCTATTTTTTTGTCTATTATTGCAATAATTCCATTTTTGGTGCAGACTATCTTCAGATTTCCGTATGATGTCTCAAGGATCGTGGGCAGTTCTTCATTGTTGATTATGGTGGGGGTGGCTCTTGATACGTTAATTCAGATTGATGCGTATTTAAAGACCCGAGGAGTGTCTCGTGGGAATGATAAAAAGAGTGCTTTTTTACAAAAAATTTAG
- the rpmJ gene encoding 50S ribosomal protein L36 — protein MKVRVSVKPICEKCKVIKRKGVLRIICDNLKHKQRQK, from the coding sequence ATGAAAGTTAGGGTAAGCGTGAAGCCGATTTGTGAAAAATGTAAGGTAATAAAGAGAAAGGGTGTTTTAAGGATTATTTGTGATAACCTCAAGCACAAACAAAGACAAAAATAA
- the rpsM gene encoding 30S ribosomal protein S13, giving the protein MARIAGIDLPNGKQLQIALTSIYGIGRARALEVCRKTDIAPDKKAKDLDNNEINKLRKIVESDYVVEGKLRSELAMSIKRLMDIACYRGVRHRKGLPLRGQRTKTNARTRKGKRRTVANKKIAAK; this is encoded by the coding sequence ATGGCTAGGATAGCGGGAATAGATTTACCTAATGGTAAACAACTTCAGATAGCTCTTACATCTATTTATGGCATAGGAAGGGCTAGAGCTTTGGAAGTCTGCAGAAAGACGGATATTGCGCCAGATAAAAAAGCGAAGGATTTAGATAATAATGAAATTAATAAGCTTAGAAAGATAGTTGAAAGTGATTATGTTGTCGAGGGGAAGCTTAGAAGTGAGTTGGCTATGTCTATTAAGAGGCTTATGGATATTGCATGTTATAGGGGAGTTAGGCATAGGAAGGGGTTGCCCTTAAGGGGACAGAGAACTAAAACTAATGCAAGGACTAGAAAGGGTAAGCGAAGAACTGTTGCTAATAAGAAAATAGCTGCTAAATAA
- the rpsK gene encoding 30S ribosomal protein S11, which produces MSAKLSTNKRRVKRTIGEGNVYIQATFNNTIVTVSDIRGNTLAWASAGGMGFKGAKKSTPYAAQMTAESALGKVKDFGINYVHVFVKGPGIGRESAIRAVGSAGIVVKSISDVTPIPHNGCRPKKTRRV; this is translated from the coding sequence TTGAGTGCAAAATTATCGACTAACAAAAGAAGAGTAAAGAGGACTATTGGAGAGGGTAATGTTTATATACAAGCTACTTTTAATAACACAATCGTGACTGTATCGGATATAAGGGGTAATACTTTAGCTTGGGCAAGTGCGGGGGGTATGGGGTTTAAGGGGGCTAAGAAATCGACTCCTTATGCTGCTCAGATGACTGCTGAGTCTGCTTTGGGTAAGGTTAAGGATTTTGGTATTAATTATGTACATGTCTTTGTGAAAGGACCAGGGATTGGTAGAGAGTCTGCTATACGTGCTGTTGGATCGGCTGGTATAGTTGTTAAGTCAATCTCAGATGTAACTCCGATACCGCATAATGGGTGTAGGCCTAAGAAAACTAGACGAGTTTAA
- a CDS encoding DNA-directed RNA polymerase subunit alpha, with translation MSLDKLLKDFTIPDRIEFLRGEDDGSYGKFVIYPFEKGFGVTIGNTLRRVLLSSIEGYAISAMRIQSNQGGSSRAVSSEFDLIPGVVEDTLEVIANIKNIHLKLDRGISSTVISFSVNGRDTNVLRAANFEREGVEVLNKDLVIATLSGDASLDFEFQVNYGRGYVSSEHNARYLEEVNTIALDSIFSPIEKVSYSIEDTRVGQRSDYDKLIMEIWTTGAISANDAIRKAASVVREFLLPLVNFEDKIVQSLENSELKESDLLNMSIKKLDLSVRSLNCLTKENVKTLGELISKTSEELSRARNFGKKSLEEIIEKLSIYGLFLGMAKTEAIKVLNKNDKISK, from the coding sequence ATGTCTTTAGATAAACTTTTGAAAGATTTTACTATACCTGATAGGATTGAGTTTTTAAGGGGAGAGGATGATGGTTCTTATGGGAAATTTGTAATATATCCTTTTGAGAAAGGGTTTGGTGTTACCATTGGAAATACTCTAAGGCGAGTTTTGTTATCTTCTATTGAGGGGTACGCTATATCTGCTATGAGAATTCAGTCTAATCAGGGGGGATCTTCGAGGGCTGTTTCAAGTGAATTTGATTTAATACCTGGAGTTGTGGAAGATACTCTTGAAGTAATTGCTAATATTAAGAATATTCATTTAAAGCTAGACAGGGGGATTAGTAGTACGGTTATAAGTTTTTCTGTTAATGGTAGGGACACTAATGTGTTAAGAGCTGCTAATTTTGAAAGAGAGGGCGTTGAAGTATTAAATAAAGATTTGGTTATTGCTACACTTTCAGGTGATGCAAGTTTGGATTTTGAGTTTCAAGTTAATTATGGGAGAGGTTATGTTTCTTCTGAGCACAATGCTAGGTATTTGGAAGAAGTTAATACTATTGCGCTTGATTCTATATTTTCCCCAATAGAAAAGGTGTCATATTCTATTGAGGACACTAGGGTGGGGCAACGATCTGATTATGATAAGCTTATTATGGAAATATGGACAACGGGTGCAATTAGTGCTAATGATGCTATAAGAAAGGCTGCTTCTGTAGTGCGAGAGTTTTTACTTCCATTGGTGAATTTTGAGGATAAGATTGTTCAATCGCTTGAAAATTCTGAATTGAAAGAATCTGACTTGCTTAATATGAGTATTAAGAAGTTAGATTTGTCTGTTAGATCCTTAAATTGTTTGACTAAGGAGAATGTTAAAACTTTGGGGGAGCTTATTAGTAAGACTTCGGAAGAGCTTTCAAGGGCTAGAAACTTTGGGAAAAAAAGTTTAGAAGAAATAATTGAGAAGCTTAGTATTTATGGGTTATTCTTAGGGATGGCTAAGACGGAGGCTATTAAAGTATTAAACAAAAACGATAAAATATCTAAGTAA
- the rplQ gene encoding 50S ribosomal protein L17: MKTRIGFNRLDRKSSHRRALLRNMVISLFRHERITSTKVKLGEVKRFAEKLITRAKVDSVHNRREVSRFIHDKYILNKLFTNISPIFKERKGGYTRVIKLGQRRGDAAEMAILELVDKTLEEK; encoded by the coding sequence ATGAAGACTAGGATAGGATTTAATAGATTAGACAGGAAATCAAGCCACAGGAGGGCGCTTTTAAGGAATATGGTAATTTCTCTTTTTAGGCACGAGAGAATAACTTCTACTAAAGTTAAGTTGGGTGAAGTTAAGAGATTTGCTGAAAAACTAATTACTAGAGCAAAGGTAGATAGCGTGCATAACAGAAGGGAAGTGTCAAGGTTTATACACGATAAGTATATTCTTAATAAATTATTTACCAATATTTCCCCCATTTTTAAAGAAAGAAAGGGCGGTTATACTAGGGTTATTAAACTAGGGCAGAGACGTGGAGATGCTGCTGAGATGGCTATTCTTGAGCTAGTTGATAAAACCCTAGAAGAAAAGTAA
- the rny gene encoding ribonuclease Y, which yields MLYITFSSILAVVIGVVLGFAIRIVLDRISLLNLGKKLEKIKEEAILEIGNEKKQIISNAKAQMLKEKNQQDKEIRERRNEIFNLEKRFLQREETLDKRMSALDKQQSRIDSRVKEFEQKEKTIREKEISLVKKLENISGLTKEEAKKIVIERVENEARRDAQIIINKSEQEAQLLADKLSKDILVSTMQRMVTEVSSEFTIASVALPNDEMKGRIIGKEGRNIRVLETLIGADIIIDDTPEAVVISCFNPVRKEIAKRTLERLITDGRIHPARIEEVVHSVTNEINNIILEEGEKVVFDLNIHGLDKRLIRGLGRLYFRSSYGQNVLSHSKETAIMGEILAKEMKLDPVVVKRACLLHDIGKGMESISENSEGHAITGAELAQSCGESDIVVNAIAAHHNEIKPESLEAIVVQIADAISASRPGARRESLNNYINRLKRLEEIAYGFEGVQKCYAIQAGREVRIIVDNLLVNDEKATMLARNIAKKIEVEMRYPGKIKVTIIRETRVIEYAR from the coding sequence ATGTTGTATATTACTTTTTCTTCTATTCTTGCTGTTGTTATAGGCGTTGTATTAGGTTTTGCAATAAGAATTGTTTTAGATAGAATTTCTTTATTAAACTTAGGTAAAAAGCTAGAAAAGATAAAAGAAGAAGCAATTTTAGAGATAGGCAATGAAAAAAAGCAGATTATTTCGAATGCAAAAGCTCAGATGCTTAAAGAAAAGAATCAGCAAGATAAGGAAATAAGAGAACGAAGGAATGAAATTTTTAACTTAGAAAAAAGGTTTTTACAAAGAGAGGAGACACTGGACAAGAGAATGTCTGCTCTTGATAAGCAACAAAGTAGAATTGATTCCAGAGTTAAGGAATTTGAACAAAAAGAAAAGACGATACGAGAAAAAGAAATATCTTTAGTTAAAAAATTAGAAAATATTTCTGGCTTAACGAAAGAGGAAGCAAAAAAGATCGTCATTGAGAGAGTTGAAAATGAGGCTAGAAGGGATGCTCAGATTATTATCAATAAAAGCGAACAAGAGGCTCAGCTTTTAGCAGATAAGCTTTCAAAGGATATATTGGTATCCACCATGCAGCGCATGGTTACAGAAGTTAGCTCTGAATTTACTATTGCTTCTGTTGCATTGCCTAACGATGAGATGAAAGGCAGGATAATTGGCAAGGAAGGGCGCAATATTAGGGTGCTTGAAACATTAATAGGGGCTGATATCATTATTGATGATACTCCTGAAGCTGTTGTTATATCTTGTTTTAATCCAGTAAGAAAGGAAATAGCTAAAAGAACGCTTGAGAGACTTATTACAGATGGGAGAATTCACCCCGCAAGAATTGAAGAAGTTGTTCATAGTGTTACTAATGAAATAAATAATATTATCCTTGAAGAAGGAGAGAAGGTAGTATTTGATTTAAATATTCATGGACTTGATAAGAGACTTATTAGGGGGCTTGGTAGGCTTTACTTTAGAAGTAGCTATGGTCAAAATGTCTTAAGTCACTCAAAAGAAACAGCAATAATGGGTGAAATTTTAGCTAAGGAGATGAAGTTAGATCCTGTTGTCGTAAAGAGAGCGTGTCTTTTGCATGACATTGGTAAGGGCATGGAAAGTATTTCAGAGAATAGCGAGGGGCATGCCATTACGGGAGCTGAGCTTGCGCAAAGTTGTGGAGAGAGTGACATTGTTGTTAACGCTATTGCTGCTCATCATAACGAAATAAAACCAGAGAGTCTTGAAGCTATTGTTGTTCAAATAGCGGATGCTATTTCTGCATCTCGGCCTGGCGCAAGGCGTGAAAGTTTGAATAATTATATAAACAGACTTAAGAGGCTAGAGGAAATTGCTTATGGGTTTGAGGGCGTTCAAAAATGTTATGCAATTCAGGCTGGGCGTGAAGTTAGGATTATTGTTGACAATTTATTGGTTAATGACGAGAAAGCCACCATGCTTGCAAGGAACATTGCAAAGAAAATAGAAGTTGAGATGAGATATCCTGGTAAAATTAAAGTTACTATTATTCGAGAAACCAGAGTTATTGAATATGCAAGATAG
- a CDS encoding TIGR00282 family metallophosphoesterase yields the protein MQDSGIIRTLIIGDIIGDSGLKKIFFNLKILKDKYNVDLVIANGENSSGGFGITPEIADNLFKAGVNVVTTGNHVYSDHSIKEYLDKQKYILRPNNFSDLLEGHGYCVLNIRNEKVAVVNVQGFLGMTFIVKNPFENIKKFVNMIKNKVKTIFVDFHAESNYEKESFGYFLDGLVTGVVGTHTHVMTQDERILEKGTAYISDLGMTGSLNSVIGFSPEISLKGLLECVSLRTEVVEDNVIIQGVVITSDIKTGRALKIERIQK from the coding sequence ATGCAAGATAGTGGCATTATTAGGACTTTAATAATTGGGGATATAATAGGTGATTCGGGATTGAAAAAGATTTTTTTTAATCTTAAGATCCTTAAGGATAAATATAACGTTGATCTTGTTATTGCTAATGGAGAAAATTCGTCTGGGGGGTTTGGAATTACCCCAGAGATAGCAGATAATCTTTTTAAAGCTGGTGTTAATGTTGTTACTACAGGTAATCATGTCTATTCTGACCATAGTATAAAAGAATATTTAGATAAGCAGAAATATATATTAAGACCAAATAATTTTTCAGATTTACTTGAGGGACATGGTTATTGTGTTTTAAATATCAGAAATGAAAAGGTTGCTGTTGTAAATGTTCAAGGGTTTTTGGGAATGACTTTTATTGTTAAAAACCCTTTTGAAAATATAAAAAAGTTTGTAAATATGATCAAGAATAAGGTCAAAACTATTTTTGTTGATTTTCATGCTGAGAGTAATTATGAAAAAGAGAGCTTTGGATATTTTTTGGATGGACTTGTTACGGGAGTTGTTGGCACACACACGCACGTAATGACACAAGATGAGAGAATTTTAGAAAAAGGAACTGCTTATATCAGTGATCTTGGTATGACAGGCAGTTTAAATTCTGTAATAGGGTTTAGTCCTGAAATTTCTCTTAAGGGGTTGCTTGAGTGTGTTTCCCTGCGAACAGAGGTTGTTGAGGATAACGTGATTATACAAGGGGTTGTCATTACTTCTGATATTAAGACGGGACGTGCTTTAAAGATTGAGAGAATACAGAAATAG
- a CDS encoding TlyA family RNA methyltransferase: MREYRNSLLNLLCQSYPNLTRDELRILILTGSVYVNSHKELNPKVLLVKSSEISLVQSEVNQFVSRGGGKLLEALESFKIAVKGKVCVDVGASTGGFTDCLLQKGALLVYAVDVGFNQLSYKLRVDPRVKVYEKTNIFDVKQYDVSPNLAVVDVSFRSAVGICIDLINKLSDGFIIALIKPQFELKGLDLDIKGFSGVVDSKHLTKILDKVIRRFYDNNLQVKNILKLKIKGRKGNQEFMFLITKNAQMELNQSLELLKSIND; this comes from the coding sequence TTGAGAGAATACAGAAATAGTTTACTTAATTTGCTTTGTCAAAGTTACCCTAATTTGACAAGAGATGAGTTGCGGATATTAATTTTAACTGGAAGTGTGTACGTCAATTCGCACAAGGAGCTCAATCCCAAGGTTTTACTGGTAAAGAGTAGTGAAATAAGTTTGGTACAATCCGAAGTTAATCAGTTTGTGTCAAGAGGAGGGGGTAAACTTTTAGAAGCATTGGAATCGTTTAAAATCGCAGTTAAAGGTAAGGTCTGTGTTGATGTTGGAGCTTCAACGGGTGGGTTTACAGATTGTCTTTTGCAAAAAGGAGCTTTGTTAGTTTATGCTGTTGATGTTGGCTTTAATCAGCTTTCTTATAAGCTGCGAGTTGACCCAAGGGTTAAGGTTTATGAGAAGACTAATATATTTGATGTTAAACAATATGACGTCTCCCCCAATTTAGCTGTTGTTGATGTTTCTTTTAGATCTGCAGTTGGCATATGCATAGATTTAATTAATAAGCTTTCTGACGGGTTTATCATTGCTCTTATTAAACCTCAGTTTGAACTTAAAGGATTAGATTTAGATATAAAAGGTTTTAGTGGTGTGGTCGATTCTAAACACCTGACTAAAATACTAGATAAGGTAATTAGAAGATTTTATGACAACAACTTACAAGTTAAAAACATACTAAAACTTAAAATCAAGGGAAGAAAGGGAAATCAAGAATTTATGTTTTTAATTACCAAGAACGCCCAGATGGAGCTTAATCAGTCTCTGGAACTACTTAAAAGTATTAATGATTGA
- a CDS encoding GerMN domain-containing protein, whose translation MKRKKRNRRKRSNFSKTDVFLVLFAIFATGLCLLLMVKNSLIKNIFNEQITGYENFEFDSSKPSKVIEAELDNTKRETVKMVSDEKFLIKPPEIQKIEEEFKHQQQKLSKKKKAVKLYFIKVTAEGHFLKQDIKRTIHYDKNILEETLKALINGPNEYELKNNYLSLIPINTKILNLSISDGIAHINLSKEFYENSFGVEGTINQVNQIILTCLEIQGINGITLKIGNNPIILEDFNLNFSGVLDKKTLQSINH comes from the coding sequence TTGAAGAGGAAGAAAAGGAATAGACGCAAGAGAAGTAATTTTAGCAAGACAGATGTATTCCTGGTACTGTTTGCCATTTTTGCTACGGGACTTTGTTTATTGCTAATGGTTAAAAATTCGTTAATCAAGAACATATTTAATGAGCAAATTACTGGTTATGAAAACTTTGAATTTGATTCATCAAAACCTAGTAAAGTAATAGAGGCTGAGTTAGACAATACAAAAAGAGAAACTGTTAAGATGGTTAGTGATGAGAAATTTTTAATCAAACCTCCTGAAATACAAAAAATCGAAGAAGAATTTAAGCACCAACAACAAAAACTTTCAAAAAAGAAAAAAGCAGTTAAACTGTATTTCATAAAAGTTACTGCTGAAGGGCATTTTTTAAAGCAAGACATTAAAAGGACTATTCACTATGACAAAAATATTCTTGAAGAAACGCTAAAAGCACTTATTAATGGACCAAATGAATATGAACTTAAAAACAACTATTTAAGTTTAATTCCCATTAATACTAAAATACTAAATTTAAGCATAAGTGATGGTATTGCTCACATCAACCTATCTAAGGAATTTTATGAAAATAGCTTTGGAGTAGAGGGTACAATCAACCAAGTAAACCAGATTATCTTAACATGCCTTGAGATCCAGGGCATTAACGGAATAACTTTAAAAATTGGCAATAATCCAATAATACTTGAAGATTTCAATTTAAATTTCTCAGGCGTTTTAGATAAAAAAACACTTCAAAGTATCAATCATTAA